The following are encoded together in the Phaseolus vulgaris cultivar G19833 chromosome 9, P. vulgaris v2.0, whole genome shotgun sequence genome:
- the LOC137822728 gene encoding endochitinase-like, with protein MSVTGTHGPGSVHRLAGMRFVTHLQGMSQCGVQPFPTPPPPPTPTPPPTGLSALIPKDTFEEMLKHRNNPACPGRGFYTYEAFIAAAKSYPRFGNIGDTATRKREIAAFLAQTSHETTGGWPTAPDGPYAWGYCFLREVNQGTYCSATPQFPCAPGQQYYGRGPIQLSWNYNYAQCGSAIGLDLINNPDLVATDRLISFKAALWFWMTPQSPKPSCHNVITSRWIPSLADVAARRLPGYGTVTNIINGGLECGRGQDSRVENRIGFFKRYCDMLGIGYGNNLDCNSQTPFGNSLSLSDQ; from the coding sequence ATGTCGGTGACTGGTACCCATGGTCCCGGCAGTGTTCATCGACTTGCTGGGATGAGATTCGTCACTCATCTCCAAGGGATGAGCCAGTGCGGGGTACAGCCGTTTCCtactcctcctcctcctcctacCCCTACTCCTCCTCCTACTGGTCTCAGCGCCCTCATACCCAAGGACACCTTCGAAGAAATGCTCAAACATCGCAACAACCCAGCCTGCCCAGGCAGAGGCTTCTACACCTACGAGGCCTTCATCGCCGCCGCCAAGTCTTACCCCAGGTTCGGCAACATCGGAGACACGGCCACTCGCAAGAGAGAGATTGCGGCCTTCTTAGCGCAAACGTCTCACGAAACAACCGGGGGATGGCCCACTGCGCCAGACGGACCATACGCATGGGGATACTGCTTCCTGAGGGAGGTGAACCAGGGTACGTACTGCTCCGCCACTCCCCAGTTCCCCTGCGCCCCTGGGCAGCAGTACTACGGCAGGGGTCCCATCCAGTTATCCTGGAACTACAACTACGCTCAGTGCGGAAGTGCCATTGGGCTTGACTTGATCAACAACCCTGATCTAGTCGCCACTGACCGTCTCATCTCCTTCAAGGCCGCCCTCTGGTTCTGGATGACCCCACAGTCCCCCAAGCCTTCCTGCCACAACGTCATCACCTCTCGATGGATCCCCTCCCTTGCCGACGTCGCCGCCCGCAGGCTTCCCGGCTACGGCACTGTGACGAACATCATCAACGGAGGCCTGGAGTGCGGACGAGGACAGGACAGCAGGGTTGAAAACCGCATCGGATTCTTCAAGAGATACTGTGATATGCTTGGAATTGGTTATGGCAACAACCTTGACTGCAACTCACAGACTCCATTTGGAAATTCACTCTCACTCTCTGACCAGTGA
- the LOC137821546 gene encoding endochitinase, producing MEREREMKKNRMMMMIWSVGVVWMLLLVGGSYGEQCGRQAGGALCPGGNCCSQFGWCGSTTDYCGPGCQSQCGGPSPAPTDLSALISRSTFDQMLKHRNDGACPAKGFYTYDAFIAAAKAYPSFGNTGDTATRKREIAAFLGQTSHETTGGWATAPDGPYAWGYCFVRERNPSTYCSATPQFPCAPGQQYYGRGPIQISWNYNYGQCGRAIGVDLLNKPDLVATDSVISFKSALWFWMTAQSPKPSSHDVITSRWTPSSADVAARRLPGYGTVTNIINGGLECGRGQDSRVQDRIGFFKRYCDLLGVGYGNNLDCYSQTPFGNSLLLSDLVTSQ from the coding sequence atggaaagagagagagaaatgaagaagaataggatgatgatgatgatatggAGCGTAGGAGTGGTGTGGATGCTGTTGTTGGTTGGAGGAAGCTACGGAGAGCAGTGTGGAAGGCAAGCAGGAGGTGCACTCTGCCCAGGGGGCAACTGTTGCAGCCAGTTCGGGTGGTGCGGCTCCACCACCGACTACTGCGGCCCGGGTTGCCAGAGCCAGTGCGGGGGACCGTCTCCTGCTCCTACTGATCTCAGCGCCCTCATATCCAGGTCCACCTTCGACCAGATGCTCAAACATCGCAACGACGGAGCCTGCCCAGCCAAAGGCTTCTACACCTACGATGCCTTCATCGCCGCCGCCAAGGCTTACCCCAGCTTCGGAAACACCGGAGACACGGCCACTCGCAAGAGGGAGATTGCGGCCTTCTTGGGGCAAACGTCTCACGAAACAACCGGGGGATGGGCCACTGCGCCCGACGGACCATACGCATGGGGATACTGCTTCGTGAGGGAGCGGAACCCCAGCACGTACTGCTCCGCCACTCCCCAGTTCCCCTGCGCCCCTGGGCAGCAGTACTACGGCAGGGGTCCCATCCAGATATCCTGGAACTACAACTACGGTCAGTGCGGAAGGGCCATTGGGGTTGACTTGCTCAACAAACCTGATCTAGTCGCCACTGACTCTGTCATCTCCTTCAAGTCCGCCCTCTGGTTCTGGATGACCGCACAGTCCCCCAAGCCTTCCTCCCACGACGTCATCACCTCTCGATGGACCCCCTCCTCTGCCGACGTCGCCGCCCGCCGGCTTCCCGGCTACGGCACTGTGACGAACATCATCAACGGAGGCCTGGAGTGCGGGCGAGGACAGGACAGCAGGGTTCAAGACCGCATCGGATTCTTCAAGAGATACTGTGATCTGCTTGGAGTCGGTTATGGCAACAACCTTGACTGCTACTCTCAGACTCCATTTGGAAATTCACTCTTACTCTCTGACCTTGTCACCTCTCAGTGA